The nucleotide sequence tgcatgtccggcggcgccgggatattCTCCTGGAACAGGAGTcaagactcctgttcgcggagcgatcGGCGGCCGAAGTCGTTGGCCGCGGCCTCATCGCCGGGGAATCGCTCGGCCatcgggagagggagggagggagagggagggagagggagggctcggcggcggcgctcgggagaggcagaGGGCGGGCTAGGGCTGGTGTGGCTGGTGTagccagaggcgagggaggccaccggcttatatagcgGCGCCGCCCCGTGTGTACGCGTACGAGGGAGGGGAGacgtcggcgcgccgccccgtgaacGCGCCGCCTGTGAGGAATCACTggtaaggctgaccggcggcagccttgccattgattccccgcgggaagccGAAGCGTTCGGGGAAGAAGACgcgcggtgtcgctgacgcggcgggcccgcggctctttcgcgccaaaaccgctcgctccggcgcccccgagcgcccctcagcgcgccgggttcggcctgggtccgccggcgctaaaTTCGATCCAGGGcagcgaaaatcgggctcctggggttGCGACTAGGCCGATTTTTCAACGTCGGCGAAAAAAAAAATGCTTGGAGAGGCCTTTCTGGGACGTGGCTGGAGATGCTTTGAGTTCGTACATTGGGCCGGCTATGAGGGTCGACTTGAGTGGTTTTCGGGCAGCCAGTCGTGACGTCTGGCGGATACAGGGTCCAGATGCTCTCACATCGTTCAAACCAAATAGGACAGAAAAAAACAGGCTCAACCCATCCCGTTTGCGACCTATAGCTCCCGTCCGTGCGCCGTCTCCTCTCCTgttcccctcctccgccgccgcgctgctGCTCAAGACCTGCAAGATCGGCGCCGCCTCCGTGAACGCCACCCCGCCGAACAAGAAAAAGGGGAAGAAGAGACGCAACCCCGTCGCCGGGCCAGCGGCATGAGGAGCTTCCCGGTGGCCGGCGGCCGCAACGTCTCCCTCGCCCTCTTCTCCGACGTCTCCAACAGCCGGTGCGTCTCCTCCCCCCTCGTCCTCCTTCGCCACCGCTTCCGTGACCTCGTGAGCTGTACTGCTGGACAGAGTTCCTGCTTGTATCACGATTACTGATGATGCTCGATGAACACGCAGGGAGCTCCTCGATCTGATGCAGTCGGGGAAGCTGGAGCCGGAGGCCGCTTTCATCAACGCATCGCTGGTACTGTGCCGCACTTTCCTGTATATGCTAAATCACACCAATTGCTGCGATTGAGGATGCCAATTGGTTAAGTCGATGCGATGTCAGGTGCCGGACGTGTTCCCGGTCCTCGCCGCGGCGCACAAGGCGCTGCTCTCCAAGTCGAGGGAGTCGCTGACCACGAGGACCCTGCACTCGGAGCTCGTCTACAACTGCTCTGGCTCGAAGCATGTGGGTTACTCTAGCTGTTAATTCTTTCTTCTCTTTTCAGAGAATTGTTATTACTCtggatgtactccctccggtcctttttggtttgcatataaaatttgtctgaagtcaagcctcgtaaaatttgaccaactttatagaaaaaaaataccaacattcacaatgtaaaatcgaTACCAATAGATGCGTCATGACATAAAGTTTCAGActataactttagcatggtagatgttgatattttttcttacaaatatggtcaaactttgtgaagtttgacttcagacaattcttatatgcaaagtaaaaaggaccgTAGGGAGTACTTGATCTCACCTCACATGATGATGGCATTGTTCCAGCGCGGTGTGGTGACAGTTTTCTTGGTTTTGTGTTTCTTAGATAACAGAGTCCCTGAAGCGGTGCGGTATCGCCGATGACACGCAGTATATCCTCGCGGCGCGGTTTGATGCTTCAGATGAAGAGGTATAATGCTCAGGATGCACCCCTTGTTCCGTCATGGTTTTGAACCTGTTGGTTTCTTGCTAATAACCCTGCTTGAATTGACTGTGAATCTCGCTGAACCTGTCAGTTTCTTGCTAATTGCCTGAGCTTGAGTACCACAAATCTGAAGTTTTGAATTTTCTTGCTCTGATGGTTGTAGTGTAAAAACTAAAATCAAAACCTAGCTGAAACTTTCTTGCTTTGGACATCTAGTGTTACTACTCTAATTATGGGCCTTGAATCAAGGGCTTCTTGTAATGACCCAACATTTCAGAACTCTAAGCGTTTTATGTGTGTCACACTCTGGTTCCTATTACCAATTATTGGGATATCTGGAAAATCATTATACGAAAGCAAAAGTAGACTTGATATCATTGATTCCATATCTGGCTAAAAAATACAGGGCCATCGATGAGGTACTACAAAATATGAAGTTCAAAAGGAACAGTTTGAAATGCAAGTGTCTTCTCATAGATGTTTGATATCATAATATACCAAAATCACCTATCCTAGTAATGCGCATAGCAGTGTAGAAGAACTGCACAACATGcctgcaaacattttttgaagaaCTGATGGGGCTCATCTCCCTCTCCTGCTCAATGCAGACCACTCTGAATCTGTCAGAAGCACTATGAGATGCATTGAACAAGTAGTGTTACTGTATGCGGTGCTCTCAGTTTCATGCCATCTATATTCCTTATGCATTTGTGTGAGTCATTATCATTCCAAATGGAGGAGTTCGAGCAACCATTGAGTGTGAAATGGTTACATCACAGATGAAAGCACTGGAAAAGCTCATCAGCGGAACCGAGATTGATCTGTCAGAATTGGAGACAAGAGCAGACCAACCAAAGATTCTGAAGGTTTTTCAGCTGAACTTGACACTAGCTATATGATTCTGAATATCataattattttatttttcctttgttTGACTGGATTTTCCTTGTTCC is from Triticum aestivum cultivar Chinese Spring chromosome 3A, IWGSC CS RefSeq v2.1, whole genome shotgun sequence and encodes:
- the LOC123060027 gene encoding EKC/KEOPS complex subunit TPRKB translates to MRSFPVAGGRNVSLALFSDVSNSRELLDLMQSGKLEPEAAFINASLVPDVFPVLAAAHKALLSKSRESLTTRTLHSELVYNCSGSKHITESLKRCGIADDTQYILAARFDASDEEMKALEKLISGTEIDLSELETRADQPKILKQYKITPQELSISTLPEAIVCRIAARDAL